The Rosa rugosa chromosome 3, drRosRugo1.1, whole genome shotgun sequence sequence CAGGTTGTTCATTTCCAGGTTGTGCCTTTAAATTGATGTGAGGATTGCATTTTTTCATTTGCTGACAGGTTTGGGCTTTTAAAATTTTAGTTGGGCCTTAGCTGGAATCTGGCCCAATCTTAAACTCGGTActaggcccaaccaaccgaaaCTAACCGAGATCTCGGTATACCGAGaagttggtataccgacttcTGTGGCCGGTAATGGTAGGCTATTTTGTGTACCAACTTAGTTTGGTACGGTACGTGGTATTGGGCTTCAAGGTCCGGTACCgtaccgaacccacccctaggtGAGACTAAGAAATGTGAAGTGTATGAACCCTTGCTTATAAATTTAGACCTTGATCATGATGAACCCCCCCTTTTCACTGTCATAGTCTATGGGTATTTTGGGAATTTCTCTGTGAGAAAGTCTCACAAAACTGCCAGATCAGACCTCAGCTGGCCACGTCAGCACTTTAACAGAGAAAATTGACAGAGTAGTGACGGAATTGAtcgattttatgaaattgaagaatACGAGgatttttctgattaaattgaaagtgcaggaactgaactgatgaacccttaaAAGTATAGAGTAATAAGCAgaatttaatctttttttttttttttcattatgtaGCCTTTTACCAATGTAGTCAAGAGCATTTAATTGAGTCTAAGAGTTTTATAAGGCAATCATAGAGAAGATTAGTTAACATATGCCGCAACCTTAGGCCCCACGCAACGCCAGGGACAACATCATAACCTTTGCCATGTTCTTGGGATGAGCCAAGATTGgcgccaaaaagaaaaaggccaCCACAACTAGGTAACTTTGTTTGTGAACTTTCTTGCATTACTATAGGTTCTGAATCAGTATTGATAACAGTGAAatactgaaaaagaaagaataacCCAAAGGCATGCTTGAGCTTCATGCTCTCACTTTATACAGAGAAAGAGGGGGCATGGTCACTGAAATGATTGAAGAAGAAAGCTACGTGGCAATGAGAAAGAATTCTGTACCAGAAGAGACCCAACAGCAAAGACCAGTCTCTGTAAATACAGTGAGGGTTACAGTGATGTTGTGGGGGGCTCACTGCTGCCTGAAACTGATGGAAGCCACACCTTGTTTCCCATTGTGTCGGGTCAGGCTCAAATGGGATGGACCCGCTGGACCATTTCCCAGGTTCAGGTACCAGGGCCATCATGTCTATGAATCCATCATGAACCTTCCTGCATTAAGAGCAGTCACTTGTAGTTCACCCTGTCGGGAACAACCTTCAATATGCAATTCTTTATTGCTTTGTGATCCTTTTAACTATTACTGTTTGATTGAAAAAGATAATATTGGGCTCATTTAAAGGCAGAGGAAAATTTGACAACTGATCAGCTCAAATGAGGCTCCTGGTATATATTTCTAGTCGCGGAATTGTTCTCTAGTATTCTTAGAACTTATACATTAGACAAGGGTTCGGATTACACAGGTGCAGTTGCTTAAGGCCAGCCTCATGATCAAAATTTCTCTTAGTTTAGAAGTGGAGTGATTAAAAAACAAATAAGGATTCAACTGCACGGGGAAAGATAATCCACTTACGCTTGGGAATACCAAACTTGAGTGGCAAGGCTCTTTTGAGTTTTGGATTCACTTCCAAGTTACTGGAGATCATTGATTGCTCATCACGACAGCCAATTTTTGCTTCCATATCCTGATCTTACAACTGGCAACTTGCTCTGCTACTGATTGTATCATCATACCCCAGATATGATACACAGGATGGGAAGCTAAATCTGAGAACCACAGAAATGAAGGCAACATCAAGAAAAGAGAAACATATTAGTGCTCAATTATAGCATGAGCATGCAGAAATTGCAGGCAAATATCACTAAAACTACTTCAGGGGTAAAGGTGCTAACCTTCAAATAGATCAACTATGGAGGAATGCTGGGTCTACATGATAGGTTTCGGTCTACTGTGAATAACAATTGAAGTTTTCATTCCTTGGTTCTTCAAACTTCACCCTACCTCTTTAACAAAATGTAACAGAtgtgttcttcttcctccccttCTGTGCAAATTCCTTTAAATAGGGCAAGAAACAATTGTCAACCACAAAGTTTGTCTCAGCATGGCCAGACATAAAATATTTACCCCGTTATGAACAACTGAGGTCGAGAACACAGTTATAAGCTACAAAACATTATGGCATATATGAGAAACGAAGTAGGAGCCTAACTAGATGGTGGATCATCATGTATTCATATTTGTCATCTCTGTTTATAACTGTGATAGAGTGACAGATTTCCTGTATTAAAGAAGCTATTAACATATCAGGAACATACATTCTACATGGGAATAGGAGCATCTGTCATTTCCTAAGATAGCATCACAGCAAGACTGCAAGACTAATAAGAAAATAAGCCATACCTGCAACCAAAGATAAATATCATGTACAGGCATCTTTCTGAGCATCCATGCCTGCAGTTAGCTCTATGAAGAACCTGCATGTAAAGAAGAAACTtaaaatgaataaaataaaaatgaaaataaagaaaaagtggTAGCAAGCACAAAATCAAGCTAAATTGAGATATAGATTTAGTCTGTCTGCTTTTTGCATACTCTTTGgatattaaaaaattaattggATGACCTGACTAGATTCATATTTCAACCTCAATAAATACGAGAAAAAGCAGTCTGAGTTAAAGAATTTAAAtacattaaaaataaataaaaagaataaatttGACATACCATAAGACAAATACATCTCTCTGGACTTTGCCACCAAGGCCTCCTTCTCTGATCTTTGCAAGCTATTCAGTACAATGATCCATCCCTATGCTCATGTACGGACTTGATTTTATAGTAGCTGTGGTATATTGAACTGAAGAACTAGTTTCTGCACAAAGCAATTCTAAAGCACTCTTTCTTATCTTGAAATCTCAATCCAgctctttccttctttttttgcACCCACTTTCTTGACAGCTGTTCTAACTTTGCTTAAATCAACCCACATTCCCAATTCTGCATAAACATTTGAAAGTGTCACATATGTGGAAGGGTCTTCTGGTGAAGTTGCAAGAAGGCGATCAGCAACGATATTTACTAGTTCAGTGTTTTTATGAGTTCCACAGGCTCCAAGTAATGATCTCCATATGATTTGGTTGGGTTCAAATGGCAACTTAGCAATGAAATCTAAAGCCTCTTTAAAACATCCAGCTTGACCAAGAATGTCAACCATGCAATAGTAATGCTCTACACCAGGTTCTAGTCCATGCTCTTTTTTCATAGAATTAAAGATGGTCCTTGCATTTTTAACAAAACCAGCATGCCTGCAGGCAGAAAGAACTCCTAGATATGTAATTTCGTTCGGCTTCAACCCTGATTCTATCATCTTATTGAAAAGTTTAATTGCTTCATCAGCTCTTCCATTTTGCCCACACCCCACAATTATTCCAGTCCAACACACAGTGTCTCTGTCTGCCACAGAATCAAACAGAGCCAACCCATTCTCAATAGCACCACATTTTGAGTACATATCAATCAGTGATGTCACTACAACCCCCTCAGATTCATATCCACTCTTAACACAGAAAGCATGAACCTGTTTGCCACTTCCAAGAGATGTTAAACTGGAGCAAACTTTCAGAACAAATGAAGTGACAAATTGATCTACTTCTATATCCAAATACACCATATCCCTAAACAGTGAAAAAGCTAACCAGCTTAGTCCCATTTTAGCACACCCTATGATCAAACCAGACCAGGCTACAGTGTCTTTCATTGGAAGCCTGTGAAACAACCCCAATGCATCCTTAATGTTTCCCACTCTTGTATACAGATCTGTAAGAATGCTTCCAACAACATAATCCAACTCATATCCTGTGGTGACAACCAAACCATGCACTTGACGCCCAAGTCTCAAGTTAAGCAAGTTGATGCAGGCCTTTAAAGCACCACTGTAAGTGTAAGAATCCATCTGTGCACCTGAGCAATGGACTTTTGAAACTAAACCCAGAGCTGCACAATTATGTTCATTAATGACATATCCAGAAATCATGGAATTCCAAAGTGCCAAACTAATGGAAGCATTGCACCTTGAGTGCTGACCAAACAACTTTATGGCTTCATCCAAttgattgaaatttgaatacaTATCAATCAGTGCTGACAAAGTAAATCTATCAGACTCAAAACCGGACTGTATAACATAACAATGGATCTGCTTCCCAGAGGCTAATGAACCATAGCAAGCACAGGTCTTAAAAGCACATGGGAAAGTATAACAATCAAGCCTGAAGCCTTCTCGGTGCATCATACTCACAAATTCCAACGCACGCGGGCTCCCATTATTCACAAAACCAGCAATAATACTGTTCCACGATGCAGCATTCGGCTCTTGCATCCGACGAAACAGCCCCACCGCCTCATCCATCAAACCAGCCTTACCATACCCCGAAATCATCGTGTTCCACGACGTCGAGTTCCTATCCAACATCCCATCAAAAACCCTCTTGGCATCACCCAAACTCCCACATTTCACGTACATATCCAAAAGGGTATTCATCAAAACAGTGTCAAACACCAACCCAGCTCTAGATATCCTCTCATGGATCACCCTCCCCAATCCGAGGTCACCCACCGAACCACAAGCCTTGAGCACAGCAGAGTACATAAACCCATTGGGCCTCTCCAAACCCCACTCCGCCATAAACCCATATAGCCTTACAGCCTCACCACCTCGCCCGCACTTGGTATACGCAGAGACCATGGTGGTCCACGTGACAATGTTTCTGTGAGGCATTTCGTCGAACAGCTTCTGTGCATCGTCGATAAGACGAGGCGAGGACGCGTACATGGAAATCAGATTGTTGGAGAGGAAAACATCGGCGGAAATGCCGAGTTTGATCAACTGGGAGTGAAATGCCTTGCCGTGATTGAAGGCCTGGACTCGGCGGCAGTGGGTGAGAGCTATAGCTATGCGGTTCAAGTACATGACAGCCATGAAGGAGGGTATAGGAGGCCGGGCATTGCCTCTGATACAGACGGGGGAAGACCACACGAAGATTGGGCCTGCATGCCTGTACGTTAGTCCCCACCGCATTGCATTACATCAACTTTGGATTGAAAAGAGAGTGTAGTAGTGCCCTAGTTTAAGTTTAAGCGCCGCGTTCTTAAGTaaagttcttttttttgaaaagagggacggtgcggctgccctcaagccttgattaatgaaaccatagaatacaaggggggggacataaagccTGAACCCCAACTTACAAAAAGtaatgtattctaacatgcacccgttagcaaagagtgcatcaTTGGCAACTctatttatttctttattttcaggAGGGTTCTTACAGTGTGAcagtttatttatttaagaGTGCATCATCTTAAGTAAAGTTCTTACAGTGTGacagtttatttatttattttgttttcaggAGGGTTTTGGCGACGACTGATTTGTTGGAAAAACAGTAAAAGATGAATTTTTCATcggcagaatttttttttgggtttttaaccGACAAAATTTAGTTGGCAAATACAATAGTGTGTTATTTGTGAAGTTTTTACCGACGAATTTTCATCCCCCaaaaataagtttttttttcttttgcctaTGAATTTTTGTCGTAAaaagtgaattttttttttaatatttaccgACAACTATTTCGTTGGCAAATTATTATTGATGAAGTTTTATCGGCAAAAAAATCGGTAAAGAGTGtatctatgttttttttttttttgatacaagaaaagaaaaactagaACGAAAAACCACGAACACAGCCCCCGCCCAACTGATCCAAATGGAACACTGGGGACACAGAAACGGGGAGACAAGAAAACCATAGGATTAATTCTATCATGCCCAAGGTCAACTAACTCATTCAAGTCTTTTACGTAAATAGGTATCTTCTTTTATTAGagacttttgttttgttttttttatgggACTTTACTACCTGCCATTATCAACACAGTTGTGGAGTCTTTAGATGAGAAGTTTGCTGAGGACTAAGACAGCTAAAGAGAGTAAATCTTATTTTTCAATGTAGAGCGAGATGATCGCTAGAAAAGTAGAAATGGACGTGTTCAAAAGTCAAACCGAATTTCCCCCAATCCCCCATGTAgccacaccttttttttttttttttggcggaaaTGTAGCCACACCATTTGGCATGCCAAAATCTTGTCCAAGATACAATGCGAAAACATGTAAGTATTTTCATTATGTACTTAGAAATACATTGTAGGCTAACAAAAAACAATCAAACTCCAAACAAATTAGGCAACCCCTACCAAATGTGGACTTAGTTGGCATGGAACTTGCATGCTCTACGTATTTGTCTATGTACTGAATGTTGAGCAAGTCCCCCCAACTTTGCCAGAGGCAGCTCAAATTTCAGCTATCCCAGATAACAGATCTAACATGTATAAGGGACAAAGAATAACATGAAATACAGAATTCCTTTCTGCAACCAAAACTGGAAAACCTGCATCTCCTGACCAACTGCTTGGACTATCTACATTTTTCCACGGGCCACAGCAGGATTTAGAGCAATGGGTCTCTTCAAAATCCACAGAAGAAAAGAGCCAAGACCTCCATGTAATGTGAAGCATATGATTGACGATGGTACAAGAGAGAAACTTTTGAAGCATGGGATTTGTTTGTTCCTCTCACAGCTTTGTCATGAAACCCGAGAGTGTAGATGGGACAATCCGAGTGTTATTGTGTCTTTGTAGACATCTACATTCTGGCAAAGGGTAAGTGTACACAGAAGATTTTCGTGTAAATTTTTTCACTCTCGGTATAATCATTCCCTTGCGGTCACTCTCACTGAGCATTGTTTGCATCTGAAGTCTGAAATCTGTCCAACTGCAAAACCAATATTCACATAATTAACATAGTAGCTGACTGTTAAAAAGCTTATAAACACAAAATCTTCACTTAGTAAGGGCATTGCAAACagaaattactttattttgattGTATGGTCTTTCTGCGGGAAAATACCTGATACCCATGTCCTGCAGCAGAACAACAAGCTTGCGCTTGTCAGGCACAATAGTCTTGGAATGTCCACCATGGATGAATCTCCGATGACCCATTAGGAAATGTGGGAAGTTCCCACCTTGGGTTGTTACAAAAACCTCACTAAACAAGCATACTGTATAGTCCAAAGCTGCCAATCTTGAAGAATATCCCTAGGAAACGAGATAACAGGAATTAGATCAAATGTGGAAGAGCGACAACCTCTATAGTCTTTATCTTCGATATAGCTTGTTTTCTACAGATTTCACATGATTTAACCAGATTGAAATCTTAAATTTAAAAGAATCTAGAGCTAGAGTATATGAACTTTTAGGACAGAATATTTCAAAGTAACATGTTCACTCATACTCTCCTGGGAGCACATTGCCTGAAACCTAGCAAGAGATACCTCAAACAGAGCAAGCTCATTTGGCGTTGCAAGAGACTCTTTAGTGTGCAGATAGGGAAACATCTTCAGCAAAGGGGCTAAATGCTTCTCTGCCCAATATATTTTCCCCGATGCTAAATATATTGCAGTAGTATTATCAAATCCCATACCCCGTAGCACCATTCCAACCTACGTCGACAAGATAATGAGCAGCAATTAATTATTCTTCTACAAAAGACAACAAGTTGATAGAGGATGCATGCAGAATTATGAGCTATGAACAGCTGAAATAATAACTTAAGGGGTCATTATCCCTTTAGAAAACATTTAGATCATATAGAAGAAAAATCGTGTAGTCAAAGTTTTAAAGGTATAATAAGCAATAGTAGTGATGTATATTAAAGTACCTCCAAGGGGGTAAGTGGACATTTTCCATTAATCCTATTGAGACCTGGCAGAGTTACATGGCCTTTACGTTTGAACTTATCTCCCCACCCTTTTTGTCGTATTAaattcatttccactttttcaGCCTCTCCTCCATCATACAAACAGCATGAGAATGCCACCATGTCCTGCAGGATGAAGAGAGATCGTTGATACGACGATTCACTTTCTTGACCATTAAAAATGACTAACCAAAAGTTTAACCGTTTGGAAACTAAGCTTTATTACCTCCTCAAAACGGAGGTGGATTGAAACATACTTTCCACCACTCCTTGAACTCTTCTCTGTCATTCGTTCAACTAGTTTCTTTGCCAAATTTGATATGGAAGAAGAGAATTGCAATGCCTCATAATTAGAAAGGCATCTTAGATACTGAATAGGAGGTGGGACACTCATCGATAACCTATTAGCAAATGGAGCTATCCGTACAACCCTGAGAACCAAATAAGCAAACAAAGACAACCTAGAAGTAAGTTTGGGGAGACACTAAGATTCTTCAGATTCATATCAATAGAGTATCAGAAGCTGAAATAAAGTTGCTGCTTGTTGATTTTTCAAACAACGTGCTTGCTTTCTTCAGCTCAATGAGAACACCAATAGTATCACATATATGGAAGAAAATAACAGTTCAGTACGTACCCCTGGCTCTGCAGAACAGGATAAACTTCTCCTGTGTAATACCGAACAGGAGCCCAAGCTTCGACACGAATATTTGGTATGTTACTGATGTTGTGATCATATCTCTCCAGCAGTACCTCAGGTAGTTCTTTAACCACTCTAACGTAGCCCTCAAGGGTAGCTACGAAATGATCTTCATCATATATATCGCTAAAAGTACTgcaaaacaaaatattattgtTAGCTATTTAAATTGAAAGCACAATCAGTAAAATCATTTAAAGCAAGGCTATAATGAGGGTATCCTCAAAATGAGTTTTGATACATATTCTTGGCCATTTAATGAAGGACTGTATGTGAGCCTGCCAATCTCATTTTAAACCGAACATGTTGAAGCTGGTTAGACATTGTCATACAGTTTCTTATCAAGATTAAAATGAGGCAAGTTAGTCAGACTCATAATTTGCTGATCTCCTGATTTAAACAATAATGTTAAGTTTTAAGAATTGGCATTTAAACAATAATTACGTTACCTTTGATCTCTCCAAACACTATTGAATTCAAATTGAGGAATAACTAGAATTGCATTCAAAAGTCCAGCAAGAGCCACGGCGTTGCAAATCTGTGAAAAAGCAGATTTAATAACAAGAACAAACCATATATTTACACCTAGAAGGGATATGTAGTTACCAAATATCACACTTGGATATCTAGCAGCCTTAATGTTAGAAattaaacaaaagaaattttaaGTAAAATAAGAACAAACGGAAAACTGGTTAGAATTATCATACCGCAGAGCGTTGTTGGTTAAGACCGCCATTAACCTCCACTATCAAGTAACCACTAGGGGAAGCGTTGTCTGACATTCAACGGATAATATTAGTACAATGTACATAAAAACAATAACAAACTCTCAATTTTTTCTCACCATGTGCATAAACATGAAAAATTTGCTTCCCATAAACGTAACCAATATCACTGGACAAAAAAGATCCATGACCTCTGATTCCAAAAGTAGTGATCTTTCCATATCCCATGATTCAATTACTAAAATTTGTCTATAGTGTAGCAGCCATCTTAACAAACTTGTGCTAATTCATACATACCAGACTGTGGTCCTGCAGTTGAATGTGGACAAGGCTTCTGCTCTTTCAGCTTCCTTCTGTATCTCCACACAGAAGACAACTacacaaacaaagaaacaaccAATCTTCTCGATTAGTTGACGCAATTCTACACATTATCAATGACTTACAAACGCGAACATGATTCTGAGATTCCC is a genomic window containing:
- the LOC133741249 gene encoding pentatricopeptide repeat-containing protein At4g08210; this encodes MRWGLTYRHAGPIFVWSSPVCIRGNARPPIPSFMAVMYLNRIAIALTHCRRVQAFNHGKAFHSQLIKLGISADVFLSNNLISMYASSPRLIDDAQKLFDEMPHRNIVTWTTMVSAYTKCGRGGEAVRLYGFMAEWGLERPNGFMYSAVLKACGSVGDLGLGRVIHERISRAGLVFDTVLMNTLLDMYVKCGSLGDAKRVFDGMLDRNSTSWNTMISGYGKAGLMDEAVGLFRRMQEPNAASWNSIIAGFVNNGSPRALEFVSMMHREGFRLDCYTFPCAFKTCACYGSLASGKQIHCYVIQSGFESDRFTLSALIDMYSNFNQLDEAIKLFGQHSRCNASISLALWNSMISGYVINEHNCAALGLVSKVHCSGAQMDSYTYSGALKACINLLNLRLGRQVHGLVVTTGYELDYVVGSILTDLYTRVGNIKDALGLFHRLPMKDTVAWSGLIIGCAKMGLSWLAFSLFRDMVYLDIEVDQFVTSFVLKVCSSLTSLGSGKQVHAFCVKSGYESEGVVVTSLIDMYSKCGAIENGLALFDSVADRDTVCWTGIIVGCGQNGRADEAIKLFNKMIESGLKPNEITYLGVLSACRHAGFVKNARTIFNSMKKEHGLEPGVEHYYCMVDILGQAGCFKEALDFIAKLPFEPNQIIWRSLLGACGTHKNTELVNIVADRLLATSPEDPSTYVTLSNVYAELGMWVDLSKVRTAVKKVGAKKEGKSWIEISR
- the LOC133740333 gene encoding O-fucosyltransferase 10-like, giving the protein MGAKAKSHHHYNGGNGGGCGSDSSSSTSPSPPPSPRRNSSSVSSYRRKLRSKPMSVVAGFLGLRRFLRLLVVLPLLYVSGLVMCVGVGPFCSLVGHTPHPGSVYRSHEMFQMLWPHIQADNSTPIELSSVWRYRRKLKEQKPCPHSTAGPQSDNASPSGYLIVEVNGGLNQQRSAICNAVALAGLLNAILVIPQFEFNSVWRDQSTFSDIYDEDHFVATLEGYVRVVKELPEVLLERYDHNISNIPNIRVEAWAPVRYYTGEVYPVLQSQGVVRIAPFANRLSMSVPPPIQYLRCLSNYEALQFSSSISNLAKKLVERMTEKSSRSGGKYVSIHLRFEEDMVAFSCCLYDGGEAEKVEMNLIRQKGWGDKFKRKGHVTLPGLNRINGKCPLTPLEVGMVLRGMGFDNTTAIYLASGKIYWAEKHLAPLLKMFPYLHTKESLATPNELALFEGYSSRLAALDYTVCLFSEVFVTTQGGNFPHFLMGHRRFIHGGHSKTIVPDKRKLVVLLQDMGISWTDFRLQMQTMLSESDRKGMIIPRVKKFTRKSSVYTYPLPECRCLQRHNNTRIVPSTLSGFMTKL